In a genomic window of Periophthalmus magnuspinnatus isolate fPerMag1 chromosome 3, fPerMag1.2.pri, whole genome shotgun sequence:
- the LOC129457220 gene encoding uncharacterized protein LOC129457220, whose translation MNSPRDKDLGPLSRKHRLMAAALPCEDSPLAGSPSRSDRNGLGALVHCFICGSGVTPGKELLLQVTYHKERSPFFPFLQNQEPAPGAREVSPDGHALVCAVCHCFLTEQWNSFERSRTPIEKRMYWLKRPYQCDSRRVPQEWNMSYDVERRISVGSQNYEGGAESDFSSFSESDPEMDLVEKAGRDKNYRVAGKFVRENNRKNNIISVKKSPDSQRCPIGVYGASPKVESALAGRRAAKNMNNACQSELSSVKSQLRFPQEQCRFDSRIPDAPALDSRVIIRSRRWLEEGHVKHAEPRQIQSNCPSSRHASQLFRGEDKDYPGAVTGAKRKNTLGSSDEDEINITSDDERMFERTTPSRHQKPPDRTVSPKQSTQGADEYACYICGEELRHDSHFIVSVQKQERAQSEPFFPFLWLHSPPQGAVPISAAGTTLVCGRCHSSLMQQWQSFQLADVPVLQRLYVVPLNPSGASSHPPLQTSCDPVEHPSEHEVCFLCGQGCAHDMRVAYTQAGVSKSRGAMYFPFINLFPCPPNAQGVRSGRVHCCSVCHRILEDIWNAYRLTMNEDLITSVTSFLTRYHSTVAIERPASSQPHLKSANSHITSSFSVCYICGADLSAGQEHQLHVNPPGRCGEREPFFPFLTVHPPAPRAKPIDSTGLVAACTLCYHDLHAQWGKYENKGSHTVSNICSGTTPQLPSSPWARQYSCEAFVCFFCRQEQSRQGRLCAVTMARLPVFLYAPRSAHMLLVDDGRRLVIGACVECKAMVQVGQSGQQEEERQRATGAEKNETQVQPVPPQPRQKVITETPSGPSKDSDPESGPSHPAADLTPSRSKLLTSETETTERPPSSE comes from the coding sequence ATGAACTCTCCCCGTGACAAGGATCTGGGACCCTTATCTCGGAAACACCGTCTCATGGCTGCTGCTCTGCCCTGTGAGGACAGCCCATTAGCCGGCAGCCCCTCCAGGTCTGATCGCAACGGGCTGGGGGCACTGGTCCATTGTTTTATATGCGGCAGTGGAGTGACACCCGGGAAGGAATTACTTTTACAAGTCACCTATCACAAGGAAAGGAGTCCCTTTTTTCCATTTCTACAAAATCAAGAACCCGCGCCGGGTGCGCGTGAGGTGAGCCCGGACGGACACGCGCTGGTGTGCGCGGTGTGCCACTGTTTCCTCACAGAGCAGTGGAACTCCTTCGAAAGGAGCAGGACACCCATTGAGAAGCGCATGTACTGGTTAAAACGGCCGTATCAGTGTGACTCCCGCAGGGTGCCACAGGAGTGGAACATGTCCTACGATGTGGAGAGAAGAATCAGCGTGGGCAGCCAGAACTACGAAGGGGGCGCGGAGTCCGACTTCTCATCATTTTCTGAATCAGACCCGGAGATGGATTTAGTCGAAAAAGCTGGCAGAGACAAGAATTACAGAGTGGCTGGCAAATTTGTACgagaaaacaacaggaaaaataataTAATCAGTGTTAAAAAGAGTCCTGATTCACAGCGGTGCCCCATTGGAGTTTACGGAGCATCTCCAAAAGTGGAGAGCGCGCTGGCTGGGAGAAGAGCTGCAAAGAATATGAATAATGCCTGCCAATCAGAGCTATCTTCTGTTAAGTCCCAGCTGAGATTCCCGCAGGAGCAATGCCGTTTTGACAGCCGCATCCCTGACGCACCTGCGCTAGACAGCCGGGTCATAATACGCAGCAGGCGATGGCTGGAGGAGGGTCATGTCAAACACGCCGAGCCTCGTCAAATTCAAAGCAACTGTCCTTCATCCAGGCATGCGTCCCAGCTGTTCCGGGGAGAAGACAAAGATTATCCCGGAGCTGTCACTGGTGCCAAAAGGAAAAACACGCTTGGGAGCTCTGATGAGGATGAGATAAACATTACAAGCGATGATGAACGGATGTTTGAACGCACAACTCCAAGTAGACATCAAAAGCCACCTGACAGGACTGTCTCACCAAAGCAGTCCACTCAGGGTGCAGATGAGTATGCATGTTATATATGTGGGGAAGAGCTCAGACATGACAGTCATTTTATAGTGAGTGTTCAGAAACAGGAGAGAGCCCAGAGTGAGCCCTTCTTCCCCTTTCTGTGGCTACACTCTCCTCCTCAGGGCGCTGTGCCCATCAGTGCAGCAGGTACTACTCTGGTGTGTGGGCGCTGCCACTCCTCCCTCATGCAGCAGTGGCAGAGCTTCCAGCTGGCTGATGTGCCCGTGCTGCAGCGACTTTATGTAGTTCCTCTTAACCCATCTGGTGCCTCATCCCACCCTCCACTACAAACCTCCTGTGACCCAGTGGAACACCCGAGTGAGCATGAGGTGTGCTTCCTCTGTGGTCAGGGATGCGCtcatgacatgagagtggcataCACTCAGGCTGGAGTCAGTAAATCCCGGGGTGCAATGTATTTTCCATTCATCAACCTTTTTCCCTGTCCTCCTAACGCTCAAGGTGTGAGGAGTGGGCGCGTGCACTGTTGCTCTGTTTGCCATCGCATCCTAGAGGACATTTGGAATGCTTACCGACTGACCATGAATGAAGATCTTATCACATCTGTCACCTCCTTTTTGACTAGGTATCATTCTACTGTGGCAATAGAGAGGCCTGCATCCTCCCAACCTCACTTGAAAAGTGCTAACTCTCATATAACCAGCTCATTTTCAGTCTGTTACATCTGTGGTGCTGACCTGTCTGCAGGACAGGAACATCAGCTACATGTCAATCCACCTGGACGCTGTGGAGAAAGAGAGCCATTCTTCCCTTTCTTAACTGTGCACCCCCCGGCCCCCCGAGCCAAACCCATAGACTCCACAGGCCTGGTGGCAGCCTGTACTCTCTGCTATCATGACCTGCATGCACAGTGGGGCAAATATGAGAACAAAGGGTCACATACTGTATCTAACATATGCAGTGGCACTACCCCCCAGTTGCCCAGCTCCCCGTGGGCTCGTCAGTATAGCTGTGAGGCCTTTGTGTGCTTCTTttgcaggcaggagcagagtaGGCAGGGCCGGTTGTGTGCTGTGACCATGGCCCGGCTGCCCGTGTTTCTGTACGCGCCTCGGAGTGCTCACATGCTGCTGGTGGATGATGGGAGGAGGCTTGTCATTGGGGCATGTGTGGAGTGTAAAGCCATGGTGCAGGTGGGACAGAGCGGCcagcaggaggaagagagacaaagagctaCAGGTGCTGAGAAGAACGAGACACAAGTGCAGCCAGTACCTCCTCAGCCAAGGCAAAAG